CAATTATCTCACCTCCAGTTCAGTTTACCTTGTTCAATGAAGGATACCTGATagtgaggaggagggggaagggggagggTCTGTAAGTGAGACTTGACTGTGAGAGAGAAAAGGTTTTTCTCAGTTAGAGGCTTAGCCATGGCTCCCACCCCCTCTTCCTTCTCCAATGGTGACTCCTCCCTTCACCGTCTCAATTCAGTCGTCACAAGCAGGCAGGCAGAGGGGATGTTTCTTTGGTGGGAATCGAGAACAGAATCGGGATGCAGCGGCAATACGTAGAGTTTCTCCATACCTACTCCAGGCCTCGGGGCCCTTTCTTTTTCCTCCTCGCGTACCTTACCTTTACTACTGTGGCATCCTGCCCATCCCTGTCTTTTAGGTAGGTactgaggtaaggtagggcAAGGTAGGTCTTGAAGATGATCGGCCATCGAGACTAGCACGTTTCGTTTTTTGTTCCCTTGGGACGCATGTTAAAGTCGTGTGTTTCCCCCCTCGCCCACGCTGCCACGCAAGTGCTATGGTCTTTTTGAAGCAAACACTTTTTTGACTCCTTGCTATACCCCTTCCCACCGACTGTATTGTGCAGCTTTTGCATCCTCGCCAAAAACACCTTTTGCGAGGATCTCCCGATACCCCCAGTCCCTGGTACTCCCTCGGACTCGGCCGGTGCATCACACCTATACGATGGCCGCGGCAGTTGATGTTCAAACAGCAGCAGGTGTACCGCATACGGGTATCAGCCGGTTAAGCAATTCAAGGTACGATTAGGCCTTTCTTCCTCTCACTTCCAGTTTCTCAGTCCTATATCCTCTGCCTGCTTATTCAAACGAGAACATGGCGGGaacatcatcatcgtcatccCTTGGGTTCTGGAGGGTGCGCCGGAGGCACCATGGGAGAGTGGAGACCCTCTTCCGAATCAGGTTAAGCCCAGGATAGTGGCCCTAGCTCCTCGGCTCCCCCACAAGTGTGGCTTGTCGGCACCTCGTCACCTCGTCACCTCGCATTtttcgtctctttttcctcCCATCATAGTGCTGCGCCACTCCTGGGCCACGTCTCACCCCGTCGTCACTCGTCGTTCAAGCCCCATCTTCTGATCCTCAGAGACTCAGAGAGTCAGCACCTCTGTGCCTCTCTCATCCGAGCTGCACTGCACACACTGCCCGCTGCATGCACGGAACCAGCCCAACTCCAGTGCACCTGAGGTACCCAGCCAGCCCAGTCAGCCCCGTTCATCGTCTTTTCTCCCCGTTCGCTTCCCCACCGTCGTCCATAGCGAACACCTACGCTCCGCTCCGTCTACAACCTGTGACCAGGAGGATCCTGAAGTTTCCCACCGCCCACGCAGAAACAACAGAGACCCTcgtccctccccccccccccgctcATCAATCCCGagcgagaaaaaaaaaagagcggaTGCGAAAAAGGGCCCTGAATTATTTTTTTGATTTCATTTCTTAGCCTTGGCTAATTAACCCCCCCTCGTCCTCCGTTCTCTCTTCCCACTCTACTCCCGATTGATCCTATTCTCGGAACCCTTCTCTCCCCGTCCTTGTTCACAGTCTTCTTTCTATCCGTACTCTGTACCGGTTCCTCAAGTTCCCTACCACACACCCGTCAACCTACGTACCTACGCAGTACTTCACCTACCTTACCCCAAAGTCTTTCCTGGAAAAGATCGTCGCTCTTCTGGAACCGAACCAAAGCATCCCCCCTCTGACGCAACTCCCTGCGAAAAACAGCCGCTTCTTACCCTTCCGCTCCTCTCGCAACCGACAACCATCGCCGCCCCGAGCGATCAACTCCTCCCGCTCCGGCTCGACCTCGACGACGTCTTCGATATCCTCTACCGCATCGGCTTCGGCAGTATCACCACCAGCATCCCTCCAGCTTTCCCCCTCGACCTCCCCGACGAGCAGTACAAAGTCCGGCCACAGGTCCGAGTCGCGCCTGAGCATGCCTTTCAGGAAGATGGCCCGTCACTTTGGTGACACTGTAAGATCTTTCTTCTTGCAACCTCCTGCTCCTTCCCGTCTTTGTCCTTGGACCTGGCCAAGCTTGCTCTCACCTcaccgtcgccgccgccgccgcagcagCACTGGGAAGTGCGACCTGATGAGGTCACAGTCTTTCATCATCTCCTGCACTCCAGGTCGGACGACAGCCGCGGACGGGCAAGCACATGCCCATCTCGTCTCGTCGCTGCTGGTCCCAAGTGCCGTCGGTGGTGAGGCTGGCAACGGCGGGGTAGTATGAGAGGGGCGGCCGTCCTGTTTCAGCGCAAGCGCCAGTGAACTGACCCGAATCGCGTCCTAGCTCTCCCCGCAGCAACCTTACTTGTCGTGTAAGTCGCACTCCTCCTTGCTCCCAATGAAGCGCTGCACCTCCCGCGGTGTTATCCTACCACCCCGTGATGATCATGGCCCCGGCTGACAGCTTCTTTTGGACGATGCAGATCACGATATTCTCCGTATGTTAAACCCTCTGATGGATGACGAGGTGCCGGGACCCTACCGAGTCCGCAGGTTCCGGCTACTTGAACCTCCGATTTAGCACACGGGAACCATTTGGGCTTACTCGTGTTGATTGCAGTCACCTACGAAGACATCAAGTCGCTCAAGAACGACTGGTTGACAGACAACGTACGGCACACCTCCTACCCTGCGCTTGCTCCTACCTGGCTAACAATTGCACAGAACATTGCTTTCTGGGAAGAGTGAGTCCCAAACGCTTACAGTTTGACGATAACCACCTATTCTGAACCCTCCTAACAACTGCCAACTGCAGATGGCTGGAACGCGAAGTCCTCCCCAAGTACCCTCAAGCCCGCATCATCCTGCTTCGGCCCTCAATGACCTTCCTCCTCATGAAGGAGCCCGACATGCGCCAGATCCGCTCCGCCCTCCCCGACTTCTCCAAAGTAACACACATCTTCCTCCCCATCAATGACGCCCGCAACGTCGCCCAGGCCGAGGGCGGCTCCCACTGGTCCCTGCTGCTCGTCAGCGCCATCGACGGCGTCGCCTTCCACTACGACTCCCTCGGCGGCGCAAACTACGCAGAAGGCCGCCTCGCCACCCACAAGATGTCCGAGATCCTCGGCCGCCCACTCCGCTATCTCAACCTCGACGACTCTCCCCAGCAGGAGAACGGCAGCGACTGCGGCGTGTTTGTGTGTATCCTAATGCGCCACCTGCTCATCAAGCGCCTCCTCAGCGCCAACGCTCGCGAAAAGGTCAGCATGAGCATGGCCAATAAGCTGATTGACAGCCACGGCGGACGTAAAGAGATGCTCAAAATTATCGAGAGCTTGCGCAAGGAGGGCGAGCGGAGGAGATCGTAAGCGCTAATCCCTCAAATTACCCCCTCCACTGAATTTGGTCTTTGTCTTTTTTTGGTCTCTGCGGCATGTGGATGATGGCAGTACTATCATCCTCCTTACTGTACCTGTACTCCCCAATCTTTGAAGCGTCAAAACCGTAAACTTGTCTTGAGGGTTCCCTGACACCCCTTCCTTCAAAAAGGAGAAGCGCATCACCGTACTCGTCAAAGACGCCGCCACGGATCGAGTAGTCAACCATAGGCCACCCTCCGTACCTTACCCCTACAAAACTCGAACGAAAGAACGACAACGAGACCGTGATTCAGCACAGTCACATCCTTGTCGACGACTTTATTTAAATGTTTCGATATACGATATCCACGAACGCATGCACAAGTGTATTTTATTCAACCACATGAGAGAGGGGGCAGAGGAATGTAAGCATTTGGTAGTGGAAGACGGGAGTGACGAGCGGAAACCGACGCGTCCGAGAGATCCCATCGAGCCGATTCCATCCGCCGAGATACGAAACGACGATTCAGCGACGATCAGAGGTTGTGGGCAAGATGAGGCACTGTGAGATGATGGACGTAGAAGGCCGACGCTGCGGGCCATTCTGGCGGGGCCACGTTGGAGTAGAAAGTCCAAGACGGATGGCCGTAGTAGAGGAGCAAGAGAGGGGTCCAAATCAAGACAATGCAAAGGCGAGGCGTTTTTGGCGTCCCAATGTCGGACGGTTAGCCAGGAGAGATACATTTGATCTTATTCCCAttcatcctcatcctcgcCATTATTTGTAAGGTATGTTGGATTGCTTTGATGCATCGTGCATGCATTGCCGCGAACTCTCGACAAGCATCACCTCATCATGCCTTCGTCAAAATTACGCGTTTCGCTTGGGACCTGAAACTCATGTAAACGGAATTAGCTGTATCACGCTAGTTGAGAATCTTTCTCCAAACCATCTCTGAGCTGGACCATCAATCTATCGCTCTGCGCTCACCAACCAAAGCCCAATAGACCGTCCACAAGATGGCAAAAAAGTCGTCATCCCGACACGCAATCGCAAGATCCCTGGCCGCATTCTTCCCCATTCCTATCCACTCCCGTTACCAAAAGGGGCCATCATCCTTGCGAGCCTTCTTGATGCTCGCTTCGCGCTTGTCTTGCGCAACCCGGGCTGCCAGCTTGTTGAATCCTGCCTTTGTGATTCCGTGCAGGGCTACACCTCTGCTCATGACCGATGGAGCGACGGACGAAGGAGCATGGTTCATCTCCTGAAGGCGCTGACGGAATGCCAAAGGCGTAGTCGGTACATTGGTGTTCGGGATCGACGGAGCGTCTAGAAGAGACGGGACTCCCAGTCCAGTGTTACCGCCGACGCGGTTGTACTCGGTGCCGGCAATTGGCAATACGGCAGTGACGGGAACTGATCGATCGTTGCCCCTCATACCAATGGACTCCGCGAAAAGCTTGGCCGAGAGGTTGGAGCGGCGAGCGGCCGATCCGTCATTCAAAGACTGCTCTGCGTCTCCATCAACGCCGCCGTCGTCAACGATGatttgctgttgctgttggcGCTTTGGTTAGCGTCATGGTCTTGCTCATGTTGCTTCTTATTCTTGGTTCGAAGATAGGCATTCACCTTTCGTTGATCAATCGCGCCAGTGCTCTGGTATATCAAATCCGCAGTCTGCTGGGTATAAGGGTTAGTGCTGTCGATATTATAGTGCAGCCATTCCTTCTGCGACTGCTCTGTGGTGTAGGCCCAGCCAGCAGAATACCACATTTGAAAGGCACCTGATTTGGAATCTTTGCGGTGACGAACCTCTTTTCTCTGATCAGGATCATAAGCCATGTACTCAACGGCCTCGTCCCAGTTTGCGCCTTTCTCCCAAGTAATGGGCTTCTGTCTTTCTCGGAATGCATCGAGCTCTGCCTCTTCCTCCGGATCATTTGAGTGGGCATTCGCAAGCCATGCCTCTTGATAGCGCTGATCCTCGGCCTCAGCCTCTTCTTTGGTCTGAAAGCCGCGGGCGTTCTTTGAGGAGATGGCATCGGTATTGAATGAGCGGGATGTAGGGAGGTGTCGAATCTGGAGAAGATCATCGAGCGAGGCATCGCACGGGTCCGGGCAGAAGATGACATCGTGCCCCTCGCGTGATCCGCTATAAAGAGGGGATCCGATGATACACTTACGAACAAGCACAGCTGACTCAATGCTGGAGAATGAGATCTGAAAGCTTTTCTCGTCGGTGTACGCAAAGTGCGTGATGACTTCAGCGAAGGTGGACGCCAGCCCAGCTCTTTTGAGAACCATGTGCAGATCCTTGACGGGGAATCCGGTGACGGTGAGGCATCGAGTATTTCCCTCGCGAATCATGGTGAGGATTGAGTCCTTGAGGGGAAATGAGTCCGTGTTGGGCATGCTGATGCGGACTTGAACTGAATTACCATCAGCCGTGGTGAATCCGATTTCGCGACCGCGGTCCAGGCTGTATTGAAAAAACGCCTTAGCATCCTCAGGAGAGGTGAACTCAATGTACGCATGGTTGAAACGATTATCACTAGTTCCCATCGGCATCGCGTGGGCCTTGAGAATTCGACCGCCTCGGATGTGCTCAAGGATGCGCTGGACGTGAACCTCATCGGGAAGTCCAGTCATGATGATCGTCCTGGAAGACACATCTGATACGCCATTGTCGGCGGTTAGCTTCTGACCAGCCCCATCGCGTATATACCGAAGGCCGTATTTCAACATACCCGGCACCGCTGAAGGGTGACGACTTCCAACGGTACGCTGGTGCGTCTGCAGCGCGCGCTCCTTCTGAAATGGACTGTCCCAGATGTTATCGCTGCCATCACTCCAGTCGAGCCCAGTCATGGTGTCGGCCGTGCTAGTTGCAGTCTCGGTGTTCTGGTTGTCAAGGTGTTCAATGACGGGAGCAGGGTGCTGCTTTTCAGCCAAAGCGTCGGGCGTGACGAGGGCTTCCTTGAAGGTGGAGGGGAACTCGGGCTTCGGGAAAGTGGCCTGGTTGTCTCGATCAACGTTCTGGGGCTTGGAAGGTGTCTGGAGAGCTGGAAAATGGTCCTCAAATGATATCAAAGGCTCGTCATTGATGCCAAGAACCGTCGAGAGACCAGGCTTCGTGGTTGTGCCGTCATCAGGAGAGACTCCAATGACTGCGAAAGCTTCTGTAACCTCTGGGTGATCAGTGATAAAGGAGCGCATGAAGGCCTCGTACATCTTGGCCCGCTCAACAGCGTTGAGAAGGCAGTTCTGCATGGCCTGGAGCTGAGCAACGAGAGGTGCATTGTTTGCGACCGCTCCGGCATACTTCGCCTTGTATTCTGTGAGCTGCTCTTGACTATGGTCGAGATCGTCTTGGAGTCTGCTCAGTACTTCTTGATCCTTGCTGCTTCGCTCATTCTGTTCGACAGAGTAAGTCTGCGCTCTGCATCGGAGAAGATTGGCCTCCTTGATATCTTCCCTGAGCTTGGCGATTGTGTCCTGGTCCAAGTTCGCTTGATGCCTTAGCGATTCGTTGACGTATTCGAGGCTCTCATTTTCGCTTTTGAGGGCTTCGTGATCGGCCTCGAGCCGGCTGAGGCGAGACTTCATGGCGAAAAGGCCAACTCCCGCGTCCAAACTTTGGCGAGCATCTGAGTAGGACGAGAATGACTGCTTTGACGACAAATTGTCTCTGTTCGTGCTGCTGGGGGTAAACTCGGCTGAGGATGGGTTCAGTGGCTTGCGACCAGAAACGAATGACTCGATCGGGGAAGGGTTGTTCTCACGAGGCGGAATCGCGGTCTCTTGGGAATCGCCCTGCTTAATGACAGCGACACTCGTAATCGTCCGGGCATGATTGGTGTCCGAGACAGTAGCTTCCAGATCCTTGGGGTCATCGAAGTCGTCGCCAAAATCAATGAGCTTCTCCGACTTTGACTGGGGAAGGATCGGACGAGCAGGGGCGGGTGGGCTTCCGGCGTCGCTTTTGTCATCATTAAAGCCATCGTCAGTCGACGCGTAGATGCTCTCATCACCGTCATTGTTGTTCTCCTGCTTGATGACACGGCCGGGGAAACGGGGGTCGTATTTGTCAACCATTTTGGCCGCCGTTGCGTTGTGCTGCTAGTAGAGGAGTCCAGAGGGTCTATCGAGACGTAGGAGCTTTCGGCTGATTCTGTGGGAAAACTGTAAATGAATGGTGTTAACGAATGGACCGACGATGCTTCTCTTGAAGAGAGAAAAATGCGAGATATGAATGATGAAGATGATGCGGGAGTAAAGATAGGAATCACTGGCTGAAATCGATTCTTGTAGCGATTGGATTGGAAATGACGATTGAGAGTACCGCTTACTCTGCCAGCCTTTGACGGTTGGGTCCTCGAAAGTGGTGATATAGAAGGGGAAAGACGAAGGGCGAAATCAGAATGTGAAGGGAGGAACTCTTGGAGCCCCCGTGTTTTCATTCCGGGAAAGGCAAGAGCGGCTGTTGACGCGGGCGGAAAGCGCCATTCGTAAGATGCTGTAACTAAGGCAGGTGTGCAGGAGCGTCGGGAAGTAGGGGCAGGTTCTTGGGGCGGTGAGCAAGCAGTGCTGAAACATATCATGACTTACCTAGCTGAGTCTGAAGGTGCTTGAGCTATCTTGACTCAAAGAGACCAAGAGTTGCAGTAGGCCGAAATATCACCACGAGTGGATTCTTTGCATTCAGCGTTGCTGCTACCTGTTG
The Colletotrichum lupini chromosome 6, complete sequence DNA segment above includes these coding regions:
- a CDS encoding Ulp1 protease family protein; translation: MPISSRRCWSQVPSVLSPQQPYLSYHDILLTYEDIKSLKNDWLTDNVRHTSYPALAPTWLTIAQNIAFWEEWLEREVLPKYPQARIILLRPSMTFLLMKEPDMRQIRSALPDFSKVTHIFLPINDARNVAQAEGGSHWSLLLVSAIDGVAFHYDSLGGANYAEGRLATHKMSEILGRPLRYLNLDDSPQQENGSDCGVFVCILMRHLLIKRLLSANAREKVSMSMANKLIDSHGGRKEMLKIIESLRKEGERRRSRSASPYSSKTPPRIE